GCGTCAATCGGGTTCAATCGCCTGATCCAACCGGGCCAGTCGGTCGGGATCGCGCAGCCAGGCGCGATAGATGTGCAAGGCGACATGGGCATCATTGGCCGCATAGAGCAACTGGCGCTCGTTAAGACGGGCGCTGGCCCAGTTGCTGGTGCCGACCTTTTTCGATTTCTGGAATTTTTGGCCGAAGTAATGGGCAACCGCCACTTTGGCCCCGACCGTGCCACGATGCCCCGGTCCGCGCAGTACTTCGCCAAGATCGAGAACATTGTTGAGTTCGATGCCCAAGCGCGTGCGCAATGCACTGCGGTCGTTGCCCAAACCGAAGCCGACCTTGAGCACGTGGGGCGCGGCGAGTATCTGGCGGAGTATGTCGTGATTGGCGGCGAAGACGACCGGAAAGAGATAGACATGGTCATCGGTCGCCAGTTGAACCAGATGCGGCCCGGTTGAAATCTCGCCTTTCAGGAAGGTCGGCTTCGATTCGGTGTCGAATCCGATGGCCGGTGCGGCAAGCAATGCCGTGCTGGCCTGCGCAGCCAGGGCGGCATCGTTGACCAGGCTGATGCGGTCCATCGCCACTCCGGCGTAGATCGGCAGATCGCTTTCGGCCAGCGCCCGGCGACTGAATGTGACGTCGCTCATGCCCCTTCCCTCCTCATTCCCGGCTGCATCCATGTATCCTTGATGTTTTATCCAGTCGCAAGTGTATGGGATCACGCTGGCTCTCGGGCCTTTTCTCACCGATCAGGGCGCTCTTTTTCAGTCGCCCTGCCCCGCTCTCGGACTACGCACGGGCCCGCCAGCTGATGGCTGCGGTCGACCGTGGCGGCATCCCGCTCAATCCGGCAAAGGTCAATGCCATCGCCCGCGACCTCGGCCTGGAAGTGCCCCGGCAGGCGCCGGTCGAAGCCACTCTCGAACGCATCCGCCTGGCCCTCACACGGGCTCCCGAGCATGACTAAGCCCTGGTTCCTGTACCTGATCGAGTGCACCGACGGCAGTATCTACACCGGCATCGCCGTCGATGTTGCAGGCCGCTATGCCGCCCACTGCGAGGGGACCGGTGCCCGCTATACGCGCTCGCACCCTCCGCTCCGGCTGCTGGGCTACGAAGCCCACCCGGATCGCTCATCCGCCTCGAAGGCTGAATACCGGATCAAGCAGTTATCGCCGGGCGAAAAGCGATGCTACGCCGCTTCACTCACACCGCTCCCGGTGGAGCGCGCCTAACGCTACCTACTGGCGACGGTCCAATCAAACCAGCGTCAAACCACGGTTTGCGGAAAACCGGAATTTACCGGGTATTGGGCGGCGTCGCCGATTGCCCGGTTGAGGCGGGTGATAACGGCGTCGGGGCCGGCCATGACGGCGGAGGGCTGGCGTAATCCGGGAGAATTGCCGGCCCTGGTGCGGCGGCCCGCGCCCTGGCATTTTCGGCGGCCTGCGTCGCAGCGTAAGCCTTTTGTCTTTCAAGCTCTCTCCGGGCAGCATCCGGATCCGAGATCGACTCACTCGGGCTGACTTTCTCGATGGTCGCCCCCTTGTCGCAAGGGATATCGGAATAGACAATCTCCCCGCTGCGCGTATGGCAGGTGAACACGGCAGCGTGGGATGGATTGGCACAAAGCAGCAATACGAAAAGGATAGGGTA
The DNA window shown above is from Dechloromonas sp. HYN0024 and carries:
- a CDS encoding GIY-YIG nuclease family protein codes for the protein MTKPWFLYLIECTDGSIYTGIAVDVAGRYAAHCEGTGARYTRSHPPLRLLGYEAHPDRSSASKAEYRIKQLSPGEKRCYAASLTPLPVERA
- a CDS encoding 3'-5' exonuclease; the protein is MSDVTFSRRALAESDLPIYAGVAMDRISLVNDAALAAQASTALLAAPAIGFDTESKPTFLKGEISTGPHLVQLATDDHVYLFPVVFAANHDILRQILAAPHVLKVGFGLGNDRSALRTRLGIELNNVLDLGEVLRGPGHRGTVGAKVAVAHYFGQKFQKSKKVGTSNWASARLNERQLLYAANDAHVALHIYRAWLRDPDRLARLDQAIEPD
- a CDS encoding DUF4124 domain-containing protein; translated protein: MRYPILFVLLLCANPSHAAVFTCHTRSGEIVYSDIPCDKGATIEKVSPSESISDPDAARRELERQKAYAATQAAENARARAAAPGPAILPDYASPPPSWPAPTPLSPASTGQSATPPNTR